The DNA segment AACATGAATCATGATCCCCAAATCATGGTCTCTGAACTATACAGAGTGATAGTCACTGTCTACAGTCACTGACTGCAACCGTTGAGCAGacaaaaagggaagaaaaggtGCTTGGCCACTCAGAGCAAGATCGATGGAGCCCGGACTTGTTGGGCCGAAGAGGTTCTGGGGGATCTTTGACAAAGAGTCCTCCTTCTGCCGGTCCAAACCTTTCTCAGGCTGAAGGCCTGTTGGCTTCAAAAGCAGAACATCACGCTGCCCCACGAGATTTTGAAATGGCTGGTAGTCATCTTCCACAAAAAGCCCACCCTGCGGGTCGGCAGAAGCAGAGCTACCGGAAGCTTCTGTGTCAGTAATGAGTGAACCTTCATTACTGCCGTTCAGTTTCGGTGCACCGCTGACCGCTTCGTCGACAATCCCGCACCCACTGCCATCCCTGCTCTCAAGGTCAGAGGACATGGTGGTGTTGGCGCCATGAGAGAAGGAAGAATAGGTGGAACCATCTGAAAAAGTCCCAGACTCTGGGTTGCACGGCTGATAAGACAGATCCGTTTCCACAGAAGATGAACCTGCTGACAGGAAATTAAAGAGTTCATGCGCAGAACCCGGCACAACAGGTAGCTGTTGGTGACGATCATCCAACCCGTCTCTCCCATTAGGACGGTACGTAGATTCACAGGAGATTTCAGTCTGCATGTGAACCTCAGGGCTGTTTTTCTCAAGTGGAACAAGAATGGAATAAGTTTTATTTATCAGGCCTGATGATCCACAGCTCATTTCATTTGCTGGATTGCCACACGGATCACCGGCAGGAGACGGTAaatctctgttgttgtttctttcttcagGAGCAGACGGCAGCTGTGACACGGGGCTGATGTTGGGGAATATTTTACAAAGGGCGTCTTGAACACTGGCTATAATGTTCGCTGGTTCGGTGTTTGCATAACCGAGATCTGAGGATCCAGTGCTGATGCCACTGCTGTGCTGAAGACTTCCACCGCTCGAGTCCAACGCTGACGTCTTTGACCTATTgacaaaatgaaacatttatcaAAACTCGATAAAACAGTCATGCATACTTCTGCATTGCCGATGCGCGGATGCAGGAAGACTGACCACTGCTTGCCGTCATCTGAAATGATGGGGTCAAATGAGACAGAGGAGATTATGGTTGGAAGAGGcctcaaaacctgaaaaagaacataaaaaaaataagaagcaaTTCATTAGTGGAAGGTGAAAATACTTTTGACAATTTTAATAATGGTTTTGTGACTTTTATCCTCCAAATATGGATCCAGTTTGGTTTGATGACTATCAGAACTGTTTCTCTACAAAATCGACTAAACTCTGCAGGATTAGCAGGActtttagattttaaaaaacTCTAACAGGGTGCAGTGATGGAGTATATCGCCACGACTGATATGCAGTTCTTGAACATGCAGCGTTattcagaggaagaaaaagagaactcccattaaaaaaagtatcaaTAAGTTCTTTACCCGAAACAGACATTAGCTCTTATGGTTAAATACCATCAGGTGTGATGTGTACTGGGTCTATCATGATTATGTGGTAAATTTTTATGGGAATGTTTTAATTCCCTGCAAAttattcaataaataaaaaaacaaaagaattacCCTGCTTTGGGCCAATGCAGCCCCAAAGAGGTGAACGTTCACATCATCATAGAGGAACAATAAACGGTAAGTAAATTACTCAGtttaaacaaatacaatcattttTAGCCTattgaaaaattattttcatgctgcacacatttttttttttttgattgcagCGGAATACTGGTGGTGCTGGACTGGAGGACACTATGCTGGCCGGGTTTTATTTTCGCTCAGCGTCACGATGACTTGACAGAGCAAAACAGAGCAGGTTGTCACACATGGCATCTCCCTTTCATGACAAGAGGTGAAGGAAGTAAATAGATTCAGAACTGGATGGTTTGACTCTTCTTTACAATCCGTCAGTGTCTTCTTACCTCTTGCTCACTTGAATGCTTAATGACAAGATTTGGATATTTGGTGTCGATGTCCCACCACTTTCTTTTCAACCTGAAATCAATGTTacaataaatcaacaaaacaacacgTGGCCAGTCACAGAGCTGGATGCGTGAGAATTTCTGCATGGCTTACCTATCGAAGCAGAGGTATATCACACCGCTGAGGACGATGGCAGCGACGCTGAGACTGACGATGACAGTCAGAAACAGTGAGCTCGACGAAGCCTCTGTGCAGTACGTGAACAGGGC comes from the Salarias fasciatus chromosome 1, fSalaFa1.1, whole genome shotgun sequence genome and includes:
- the LOC115394126 gene encoding uncharacterized protein LOC115394126; the protein is MGEKRGGNLWIVLALAHVAAVVALPPGLDDNADLNLSCTNAFDDVISCHVDREECSGYSLTVRNDRWADEKNCSLRQCDVGRCCCSVRMMLTLRDTHTVTVWGKGRSMESKKFGVYENMKPKTPTIKSVKEFNGNFEVLWDTKMRGIAKKSLTAEVTYYKAPNMTKKRVPAPPVEVDGLSYFQIPGSDLEPNTTYMVSVRSKTNWSGLMSDSSSEFEFKTRNDSIIHQQRDDEASSSSLFLTVIVSLSVAAIVLSGVIYLCFDRLKRKWWDIDTKYPNLVIKHSSEQEVLRPLPTIISSVSFDPIISDDGKQWSKTSALDSSGGSLQHSSGISTGSSDLGYANTEPANIIASVQDALCKIFPNISPVSQLPSAPEERNNNRDLPSPAGDPCGNPANEMSCGSSGLINKTYSILVPLEKNSPEVHMQTEISCESTYRPNGRDGLDDRHQQLPVVPGSAHELFNFLSAGSSSVETDLSYQPCNPESGTFSDGSTYSSFSHGANTTMSSDLESRDGSGCGIVDEAVSGAPKLNGSNEGSLITDTEASGSSASADPQGGLFVEDDYQPFQNLVGQRDVLLLKPTGLQPEKGLDRQKEDSLSKIPQNLFGPTSPGSIDLALSGQAPFLPFLSAQRLQSVTVDSDYHSV